Below is a genomic region from uncultured Sunxiuqinia sp..
ATTCAACCTTTTTAAACAAGTTCGAAAGTTTAATTTTTTGCGGATTTTCCCGGTTCCCCGCGATGTCAATAATCACAGGCGGAAAATCAGCATCAACACTTCGGTCTTCTTTAAACCTGAAACCTTTGGGTAATTTTGCAATAGAGTCGGCCAGTTTTTTTTCGCGTTCAGCACGCAGGCTATCTTCAAGATTTCTTTGTTGTTCTTCGGTGAGGATTTGTTTTGCAAGCGATTTTTCATCTGTCTTGAGTCTGTTGCGCGAATTGCATCCAATAAACAAAATCAGTAGAAAAAGAATTAAGTTTTTAGTTTTCATTTTAGCTAGTTATTTAATGGCTTTTCAGAACAAGAATTTTGCCGAAATCAGTCAATCGATTATTTATGTAAATTCTTTTGACAGAATTTGTAAACAAATCTCGTTTAATCACTTTGCCATTTCAATTACATAAGCCTGTATCTTTCGTAAAGTGTTATTTCCTTCCGAAGCTTCGGTCAAGCATCTTCTCACTTCACACTACTCGTATCTGAGTGCCTCAACCGGATTCCGCGTTGCCGCCCGCCAGCTTTGCCAACTCACCGTTAGCAGCGCAATTCCCAATGCCAACACCCCGGCCAGCGCAAAAATCCACCAGCTTAGTGTAGTTTTGTAGGCAAAGTTTTCGAGCCATTTGTTCATGGCGTAATAGGCAATCGGGGAGGCAATAACCAAAGCCACAACTACCCAAATTACAAAGTCTTTATTCAGCAAAACTAAAATCTCAGAAACGGTTGCTCCGTTTACTTTTCGGATGCCGATTTCTTTGGTTCGGTTTAGGCTAATCAGAAAGATTTGCCCTAAAATTCCCATACAAGTCAGTACAATGGCGATAAACGAAAAGAAGGAAATCGATTTCGAAAGTTTATCTTCCTTGATATACATGGCCTGAAACTGATCATCGTAAAAGGTAAATTCCATGGGGTCATCCGGTAACAAGCTTTTCCAAACTTTGCGAAGTTCATTTATTTGTTGTCCAATGTTTCCTGGAATTAATCGCAGTGAAAGTGTATTGTACATCGAATCGGATTTGTAAATTAAAGCAACCGGACTTAAAGAAGAATGCAATGACTCCACATTAAAGTTATTTACAGTACCCACAACATCATAACCGCCTTCTCTCCCATTTTTATATTTTTTACCATCGATATTTTCCCAACCATAACGTTTTACGGCCGCTTCATTCATCAGGCAAGACTTTCCTTTATCGCCCGCTAAAAAATTTCGGCCATCAACTAACTGAATTCCCATCGTTTCCAGGAAATTTTCAGTTACATAAATACAGTTAATCATAAATTCATCGTCTTTCACCCCACTTCCCATGCTCGTATTAATATTCCCCGGATAGCCGCTACTCAAAGCACTACCTGAAACAAAAGAAAGATCGCTGATTTCATTTCTCAATGACTCCTGATATTCGAACAGCCATGGGAGTTCTATTCTCAGGAGGTGTTCTTCGTTAAAACCTAAATCATAATGTTTTACATACTGCAGCTGTTTAAAAATAAGCATCACCACAGCAATTAATGCAATAGAAACCGTTAGCTGAAAGGTTAGCATGAGCTGTCTCCCAATTTGTTTTCCGTTTTTTTTCCGTCCTCCATGCAGAAATTCGACAATATTAAACTGCGATAAAATATAGATAGGCGCTAAGCTGTTCAGAAAAATAATGCAAGCTATAGTGCCCAGAAAAACAGGTAACAAATGTTGTAGATTGACATCGGCAAGATGAATTTCTCTTCCGAATAAGATTTCGGTTATCGGTAAAAGAAGCAACACCAGCACGATTGAAATAGTTAGAGCAATTAAAACTCCCAATGTAACTTCAATTAGCGAATCTACGAGCAAATGTGGTTTCCCGGCACCATTGGTTTTGTTGATGCCAATTTCTTTCATTTTTGCATACTGCATTGACACCGTGTAGTTCAAATAATTAACGCTCGAAAGAAGAATAATTAGAATAGCAATTGCCATAAAAATGAACAGCATTTTTGAATTGCCTTTAGTATGCTCATCTGTCCAACCCAATTTGGTTGGTGAAAGATAAATATCGGATAAACTTTGCAGAGCCAGGCTGTCGGTAGTTGTATTAAATTGTCCGATTGAAGCATTCATTTTGGTAGAAAAATCATCAGGATCGATATCATTTTTTAACAAGAGAAAGTGCTCAGCCGGAAATATACAAACGCCGTTATTGCAGGCTTGTGCCATCTGAAATTCCTCATTTTCGCTGTTCAGAAGTAACTCTGCTTTAAAACTCGAATTCTCGGGCAGGTCTTGCATAACAGCGGTAACCGTTGCGGTAAAAAAATCCTCCTTAATCGTTCTTCCCAACGGGTTCTCATCCCAAAAAAGTTTCTTCGCCACCGTCTCGGTAATTACTGCCGAGTTCAACTGACTAAATGGTTTCTCTTCTAAGCTGGATAAAACGGGTATTGAAAATACATCGAAAAAGTTATTATTTGTTGAAAGCGTATATTCAACGCGCGTGTAATTTCGTGTTTCAGGATCTTTTAGCGTGAAAGAAAAATAAGAGAAAGCGAGTGGACAAGCTGTTTCAACATCCGGATAGTGTTCCGCAATTACAGCGTTGATTTTGTAATCGAGGCCCGAGTCATTCTTTTTAGCATCGTACAAACGATAAATTTTCTCATGCCGGGCAAAGTGTTTATCCACATTGTGCTCTGCACTGTAGAATAAGGCAATTAAAATACTGGCTGTAAAACCAATGGCAAACCCACCAATAATAAGCGATGAATACAGCTTGTTTTTCAACAAATTCCTAAATGCCAGTTTTATTTTACGTAACATCGTTTTATTATTTAATTCTTATTATTCGTATCGTAACGCCTCAACAGGATTTCTAGTAGCCGCCAGCCAGCTTTGCCAGCTAACCGTTAACAATGCAATTCCCAGAGCCAATAAACCGGCGAGGGCAAAAATCCACCAGCTTAAAGAGGTTTTGTATGCAAAGTTTTCGAGCCATCTGTTCATGACGTAGTAAGCAATGGGCGTAGCAATTACAAAGGCGATCACCACCCATTTTATAAAGTCTTTATTCAGCATCGTTAGTATTTCTGATATTTTTGCGCCGTTTACTTTTCTGATACCTATCTCTTTGGTCCTTCGACTTGATATCTGAACAATTTGCCCCAACAATCCTAAGCAAGTGATGGCAATAGCGACAAGAGCAAGAATTGAAATAGCGTTTCCTAATTGTTCCTCTTTCTTATAAAGAGAATCGAACCAAGAATCATAAAATTGATATTGCAGTGGGGTATTCGAAGTCATCTTTCCCCAAGTATCTTTTATATACTCCATGACAGGAGCAATTTCCCCATTTGCGATACGAATGTTTACATCACGTCCTTCGCCGATTTTCATTATTATGGGTTCAATTTTCTGATGCAATGAGGCAAAGTTGAAGTCCTGAACAACACCCACAATATTCAATCCGTTTACTTTTGTATTTTCATAGTCAACACATTCAAGTGCTTCTAGTGTTGCTTGGTTTACAATGCAATTGTCCTTATCATTCGGAGTGAGAATTCTGCCATTCAACAGCATAATCCCCATTGTTTTCATAAAGTCGCAATCGACGTCAATAAAATTGAGAGTGTATGGCCAATCAGGATTATTCATCTTATTGGATATTTTACCTGGAATTCCTGCACTTAGACTGACATTCTCGATCGATGGATGTTTTAGAAGTTCATCTTTGAAACTCTGCTCGTTCAATGCCCTGAATGGAACTGCAACGTGCAGCAATAACTGATCGTCAAATCCCAGATTTTGATGTTTTAAATGTGCAATCTGATTTACTGTTACAATTAATCCGATAAGTAAAATAATAGAAACTGACAACTGAAATACTGATAGGAAGTTAAATGACTTACTCTGTTTATTATTTTGTAGGTTGTTTTTCAAAAAATCCTGAATGCTGAGTCTGGAAAGCAAAAGAAGTACTGGTAAAACGGAAATAACTACAACCATCAATAAAAATAGAATTCCCCCAATCACCATTGGGAATGAGTAAAATAATTCAACCTGTAATCGCTGCTGAAATAATTGATTGAATAATGGGAGTGAAGCATAAACGATTAAAAATGAAAGTGACAACGATAAGATCACCCAAACGAAAATATCAGCAATAAAATAAGATACGATGTTCCAAACGCCAGCTCCATTTGTCTTTTTAATCCCAATTAAGTTTAGTTTTTTTAGTTGTAAAGCGATGGCGAAATTGATGTAGTTAATGATTGATAAAAGCAATATGAGAATTCCAATTACTGAAATAGTTATAATTAGTGCGTTGCTTCCATGCCTGTTTTTGTCACGAATAGTGGTGTTTAAATAAATATTAGTAAGTGCCTGTAATTTAATCGCTTCTATTTGCTTGCTGTAATCTCCAATTGATCCGTTTAATTCTGCTGTAAGTTGATCGATTAGTACATTTTCTTCTAATAGAACATAGTGGTTTGTGGTGTTGAACGTTTCACCATTCGCCCAATTATTATTTAGCCTGAAATTTTCGTTTGTCGAATTTAATAGGATTTGTCCAGTAAAACTTGAGCTGGCATCGAAGTCTGCAATTACAGCACTAACGATAGTTTGCATATGAGACACTCTTAGTGACTGACCGAGCGGGTTGACATTGCCGAATATTTTTTGAGCAGCAGATTCTGTTAAAATGGAAGAATTTATGTCAGCGAACGGATTTTCCGGATCAATGCATTCCAGTACGTTGATTGAAAACATATCGAAAAAATCATTCGTTGTAGCTACCAATCCTTGAATGTAATATGAATGTTCTTCGGTATAGATATCAGCATTTAAATCTGGCTGTATTTCAACAGGAACGGCATGCTTAATAGATGCATATTTCTCATTTAGAATATCATTTAACCGGTAATCAATTTCACAATTGTTTGTTTTTGAGTCAACAAGTCGAAAAATACTCCTGTAGTTTTTTTGTTGATGATCAACCTTGAGTTCACCATAAACATAAGCACCA
It encodes:
- a CDS encoding ABC transporter permease — translated: MLRKIKLAFRNLLKNKLYSSLIIGGFAIGFTASILIALFYSAEHNVDKHFARHEKIYRLYDAKKNDSGLDYKINAVIAEHYPDVETACPLAFSYFSFTLKDPETRNYTRVEYTLSTNNNFFDVFSIPVLSSLEEKPFSQLNSAVITETVAKKLFWDENPLGRTIKEDFFTATVTAVMQDLPENSSFKAELLLNSENEEFQMAQACNNGVCIFPAEHFLLLKNDIDPDDFSTKMNASIGQFNTTTDSLALQSLSDIYLSPTKLGWTDEHTKGNSKMLFIFMAIAILIILLSSVNYLNYTVSMQYAKMKEIGINKTNGAGKPHLLVDSLIEVTLGVLIALTISIVLVLLLLPITEILFGREIHLADVNLQHLLPVFLGTIACIIFLNSLAPIYILSQFNIVEFLHGGRKKNGKQIGRQLMLTFQLTVSIALIAVVMLIFKQLQYVKHYDLGFNEEHLLRIELPWLFEYQESLRNEISDLSFVSGSALSSGYPGNINTSMGSGVKDDEFMINCIYVTENFLETMGIQLVDGRNFLAGDKGKSCLMNEAAVKRYGWENIDGKKYKNGREGGYDVVGTVNNFNVESLHSSLSPVALIYKSDSMYNTLSLRLIPGNIGQQINELRKVWKSLLPDDPMEFTFYDDQFQAMYIKEDKLSKSISFFSFIAIVLTCMGILGQIFLISLNRTKEIGIRKVNGATVSEILVLLNKDFVIWVVVALVIASPIAYYAMNKWLENFAYKTTLSWWIFALAGVLALGIALLTVSWQSWRAATRNPVEALRYE
- a CDS encoding FtsX-like permease family protein, which produces MRIDIIISFRNLCRSKISGILGILGFAIGFAVCLVIGAYVYGELKVDHQQKNYRSIFRLVDSKTNNCEIDYRLNDILNEKYASIKHAVPVEIQPDLNADIYTEEHSYYIQGLVATTNDFFDMFSINVLECIDPENPFADINSSILTESAAQKIFGNVNPLGQSLRVSHMQTIVSAVIADFDASSSFTGQILLNSTNENFRLNNNWANGETFNTTNHYVLLEENVLIDQLTAELNGSIGDYSKQIEAIKLQALTNIYLNTTIRDKNRHGSNALIITISVIGILILLLSIINYINFAIALQLKKLNLIGIKKTNGAGVWNIVSYFIADIFVWVILSLSLSFLIVYASLPLFNQLFQQRLQVELFYSFPMVIGGILFLLMVVVISVLPVLLLLSRLSIQDFLKNNLQNNKQSKSFNFLSVFQLSVSIILLIGLIVTVNQIAHLKHQNLGFDDQLLLHVAVPFRALNEQSFKDELLKHPSIENVSLSAGIPGKISNKMNNPDWPYTLNFIDVDCDFMKTMGIMLLNGRILTPNDKDNCIVNQATLEALECVDYENTKVNGLNIVGVVQDFNFASLHQKIEPIIMKIGEGRDVNIRIANGEIAPVMEYIKDTWGKMTSNTPLQYQFYDSWFDSLYKKEEQLGNAISILALVAIAITCLGLLGQIVQISSRRTKEIGIRKVNGAKISEILTMLNKDFIKWVVIAFVIATPIAYYVMNRWLENFAYKTSLSWWIFALAGLLALGIALLTVSWQSWLAATRNPVEALRYE